One region of Qipengyuania sp. SS22 genomic DNA includes:
- the dnaG gene encoding DNA primase, whose protein sequence is MALSPQWLDELRMRTSLSAVVGRTLRLTKAGREFKACCPFHNEKTPSFYVNDEKGFYHCFGCEAHGDAIRWLTDQRGLPFMDAVKELAAEAGMEVPVPDPQAARRAEQRASLHDVTAAAQDWFESNLRGADGVQARSYLGRRGFSEATVREFGFGYAPEDRQALKRALGRFEEPMLIEAGMRIMVEDKEPYDRFRSRLMLPIHDTRGRVIAFGGRILDSEANPNAPKYLNSPDTPLFDKGRTLYNLHRAAPAARQSGRMIVVEGYMDAIALANAGIREAVAPLGTALTENQIELLWRQVERPILCFDGDKAGQRAAMRAISRALPMLRPAHSLVIVRLPTGMDPDDVIRDQGVGAIEQLLAQPASLLDTLWDFEKAASPLNSPEDKAGLKARLLDHVDSIQHPDIRALYKRELLERFSAYAFPPRPPREFRPRSEWQKGGFKPPAPSLSPEARDSLTRAMAGGARDSLTRAVIAGLVKFPDQILRHEDALSDLARRDQNVGPALDSLLEAAETLDLSTQSTISLERGLPAPPAKTLFAFLDEGIDPGDAREDLAEAVSLLVERPALESALAEATARFERDPEGSIADQGRLRERLLALNERLKRFGRRKAAADGESDT, encoded by the coding sequence ATGGCCCTGTCACCCCAATGGTTAGACGAATTGCGCATGCGGACCTCGCTGTCCGCGGTGGTCGGTCGTACCCTGCGGCTGACCAAGGCGGGACGCGAATTCAAGGCCTGCTGCCCGTTCCATAACGAGAAGACGCCGAGCTTCTACGTCAATGACGAGAAGGGCTTCTACCATTGCTTCGGCTGCGAAGCGCATGGCGACGCGATCCGCTGGCTCACCGACCAGCGCGGCCTGCCGTTCATGGATGCGGTGAAGGAACTGGCCGCGGAAGCCGGGATGGAGGTCCCCGTCCCCGATCCGCAGGCTGCCCGCCGTGCCGAACAGCGCGCCAGCCTCCACGATGTGACCGCTGCCGCGCAAGACTGGTTCGAAAGCAATCTGCGCGGCGCGGACGGGGTGCAGGCGCGCAGCTATCTGGGACGGCGCGGGTTCTCAGAAGCGACGGTGCGCGAATTCGGTTTCGGCTATGCCCCCGAGGACCGGCAGGCGCTCAAGCGCGCGCTCGGCCGGTTCGAGGAGCCCATGCTGATCGAAGCGGGCATGCGGATCATGGTCGAGGACAAGGAGCCCTACGACCGCTTCCGCAGCCGGTTGATGCTGCCGATCCACGATACGCGCGGGCGGGTGATCGCCTTCGGTGGCCGGATCCTCGACAGCGAGGCCAATCCCAACGCGCCCAAATATCTCAACAGCCCCGATACGCCGCTGTTCGACAAGGGCCGCACGCTTTACAATCTCCACCGCGCCGCCCCCGCTGCGCGGCAGAGCGGGCGGATGATCGTGGTCGAAGGCTATATGGACGCCATTGCGCTTGCCAATGCGGGCATTCGCGAGGCGGTCGCCCCGCTGGGGACCGCGCTGACCGAAAACCAGATCGAGCTGCTGTGGCGCCAGGTCGAACGGCCGATCCTGTGCTTCGATGGCGACAAGGCGGGGCAGCGCGCGGCGATGCGCGCCATTTCGCGCGCCCTGCCCATGCTGCGCCCCGCGCATTCGCTGGTAATCGTGCGTCTGCCCACCGGGATGGACCCGGACGATGTCATCCGCGACCAGGGTGTGGGCGCGATCGAGCAATTGCTCGCCCAACCCGCCAGCCTGCTGGATACTCTGTGGGACTTCGAGAAGGCCGCTTCCCCGCTCAATTCCCCCGAGGACAAGGCCGGGCTCAAGGCGCGGCTGCTCGATCACGTCGACAGCATCCAGCACCCCGACATCCGTGCACTGTACAAACGCGAGCTGCTCGAGCGGTTCTCCGCCTATGCCTTCCCGCCGCGCCCGCCGCGCGAATTTCGTCCGCGTAGCGAATGGCAGAAGGGCGGCTTCAAGCCGCCCGCGCCCAGCCTCTCGCCCGAGGCCCGCGACAGCCTGACCCGGGCAATGGCGGGCGGCGCGCGCGATTCCCTGACCCGCGCGGTCATCGCGGGACTGGTCAAGTTTCCCGACCAGATCCTGCGCCACGAGGACGCGCTTTCGGACCTTGCGCGACGTGACCAAAATGTCGGTCCCGCGCTCGATTCGCTGCTTGAAGCTGCCGAGACGCTTGATTTGTCCACGCAATCGACCATATCGCTCGAACGAGGCCTTCCCGCCCCACCGGCAAAAACCTTATTCGCCTTCCTCGATGAAGGCATCGACCCGGGTGATGCGCGCGAGGATCTGGCCGAGGCCGTGTCGCTCCTGGTCGAAAGACCAGCGCTGGAATCCGCCCTGGCGGAGGCTACAGCGCGCTTTGAACGCGATCCGGAAGGCTCCATCGCCGATCAGGGCCGATTGCGCGAGCGATTGCTGGCCCTGAACGAGCGTTTGAAGCGTTTTGGACGTAGGAAAGCTGCAGCAGACGGCGAATCGGACACATGA
- a CDS encoding GatB/YqeY domain-containing protein, whose protein sequence is MLREKIQSETVTSMKAKDKDRTAALRLIGAKIKDRDIELRMADTKPDDDAMITDVLLKMAKQRRESIEMYEDGGRQELADKEKAELAVIEEFLPQQMSEDETRAAIAQIKTDLGADGMKDMGRVMGELKGRHGATLDMSKASGLVKEALS, encoded by the coding sequence ATGCTCCGCGAGAAAATCCAGTCCGAAACCGTTACCTCGATGAAGGCCAAGGACAAGGACCGCACCGCCGCGCTCCGCCTGATCGGCGCGAAGATCAAGGACCGCGACATCGAATTGCGCATGGCGGACACCAAGCCCGACGATGACGCAATGATCACCGACGTGCTGCTCAAGATGGCCAAGCAGCGCCGAGAATCGATCGAGATGTACGAAGACGGCGGCCGCCAGGAACTCGCCGACAAGGAAAAGGCCGAACTGGCGGTGATCGAGGAATTCCTGCCGCAGCAGATGAGCGAGGACGAAACCCGCGCCGCGATCGCGCAGATCAAGACCGACCTTGGTGCCGATGGCATGAAGGACATGGGCCGCGTGATGGGGGAACTCAAAGGCCGCCACGGCGCTACTCTGGATATGAGCAAGGCCAGTGGACTGGTGAAAGAAGCCCTATCATGA
- the carA gene encoding glutamine-hydrolyzing carbamoyl-phosphate synthase small subunit, with amino-acid sequence MALSASSHAQPSGATGVLVLGDGTVIWGKGFGATGNAVGEVCFNTAMTGYQEVMTDPSYDSQIVTFTFPHIGNVGANEEDHESRGLGAVGCVVRQEVTPHSNFRARDQFIEWMKDHGKIGLSGVDTRALTRRIRMAGAPNAVIAHSPRGEFDLPALKAQAAEWSGLEGLDLVPGVTRDGNEDWTGGHWQLGFGYGEAKATKPHVVAIDYGAKDNIFRNLVQAGAKVTVVPARVTLDEVLALQPDGVFLSNGPGDPAATGEYAVPVIEGLLERDIPLFGICLGHQMLGLAAGAKTAKMFQGHRGANHPVQRVGEGWGDSTGLVEITSMNHGFAVDGETLPEGVEQTHVSLFDGTNCGIAISGKRAFGVQYHPEASPGPQDSFYLFEKFVGMLG; translated from the coding sequence ATGGCCCTGTCCGCATCTTCGCACGCGCAACCCTCAGGCGCGACGGGAGTCCTCGTGCTGGGCGACGGTACCGTCATCTGGGGCAAGGGCTTCGGTGCCACCGGCAACGCGGTGGGTGAAGTCTGCTTCAATACGGCGATGACCGGCTATCAGGAAGTGATGACCGATCCGTCCTACGACAGCCAGATCGTTACCTTCACCTTCCCGCATATCGGCAATGTCGGCGCGAACGAGGAAGACCACGAAAGCCGCGGCCTCGGCGCGGTGGGCTGCGTGGTGCGGCAGGAAGTGACCCCGCATTCGAACTTCCGCGCGCGAGATCAATTTATCGAATGGATGAAGGATCACGGCAAGATCGGCCTGTCGGGCGTCGACACGCGCGCGCTGACCCGCCGGATCCGCATGGCCGGCGCGCCCAATGCGGTGATCGCGCACAGCCCGCGCGGCGAATTCGACCTTCCGGCACTGAAGGCGCAGGCCGCCGAATGGAGCGGGCTCGAAGGTCTCGACCTCGTCCCCGGCGTCACCCGCGACGGCAATGAAGACTGGACCGGCGGCCACTGGCAGCTCGGCTTCGGCTATGGCGAAGCCAAGGCCACCAAGCCGCATGTCGTCGCGATCGATTACGGCGCGAAGGACAATATCTTCCGCAATTTGGTGCAGGCAGGGGCGAAGGTCACCGTGGTGCCGGCGCGCGTCACGCTCGACGAAGTGCTCGCGCTGCAGCCCGACGGGGTGTTCCTCTCGAACGGTCCGGGCGACCCGGCGGCGACGGGCGAATATGCCGTGCCGGTGATCGAGGGGCTGCTCGAACGCGACATCCCGCTGTTCGGTATCTGCCTCGGCCACCAGATGCTCGGCCTCGCTGCGGGCGCGAAGACTGCCAAGATGTTCCAGGGCCACCGCGGCGCCAACCACCCCGTCCAGCGTGTGGGCGAGGGCTGGGGCGACAGCACCGGGCTGGTCGAGATCACCAGCATGAACCACGGCTTCGCGGTCGATGGCGAGACCCTGCCCGAGGGCGTGGAGCAGACCCACGTGTCGCTGTTCGACGGCACCAATTGCGGGATCGCGATCTCAGGCAAAAGGGCGTTCGGCGTGCAATACCACCCCGAGGCGAGCCCCGGCCCGCAGGACAGCTTCTACCTGTTCGAGAAATTCGTGGGGATGCTGGGGTGA
- the carB gene encoding carbamoyl-phosphate synthase large subunit, producing MPKRTDISSILVIGAGPIIIGQACEFDYSGTQAIKALKEEGYRVILVNSNPATIMTDPEMADATYVEPITPEIVAKIIAKERPDAVLPTMGGQTALNCALALFNDGTFEKYGVQMIGADADAIDKAENRQRFREAMDKIGLESARSGVANTVDEALAVLERTGLPSIIRPSFTLGGTGGGIAYNKPEFERIVREGLEASPTTEVLIEESLLGWKEFEMEVVRDRKDNCIIICSIENVDPMGVHTGDSITVAPALTLTDKEYQIMRTASINVLREIGVETGGSNVQFAVNPDDGRLIVIEMNPRVSRSSALASKATGFPIARVAAKLAVGYTLDEIQNEITGATPASFEPTIDYVVTKIPRFAFEKFKGAKNELSTAMKSVGEVMAIGRCFAESMQKALRGLETDLDGFNRVTELEGVSRDKIVASLSQRTPERILKIAQAFREGLSVEDIQPITGFDPWFLRQIEAIIYEENMIAHNGLPNTEVEMRRLKAMGFSDKRLATLAVRSVGVAGGLGETQAKRSGLLHDALRAMAGATSEQEVRNLRRKLGVYPVYKRIDSCAAEFEAITPYMYSTYEAPSFGEAEDEADPSDRRKIVILGGGPNRIGQGIEFDYCCVHACFALAEAGFETIMVNCNPETVSTDYDTSDRLYFEPLTEEDVLEIMRVEMSKGEVVGVIVQFGGQTPLKLAAALEREGIPILGTSPDAIDLAEDRERFAKLVSKLKLMQPLNGIAKSRDEAAAVAARIGYPVLLRPSYVLGGRAMEIVDSEAQLDDYIATAVNVSGDSPVLVDQYLRDAVECDVDVVSDGTEVRIAGVMQHIEEAGVHSGDSACTLPPYNLPQDIIAEMERQATELAVALEVRGLMNVQFAVKEGEVYLIEVNPRASRTVPFVAKAIGRPIAKVAARVMAGEPLSAFEPFDLNPNHMAVKEAVFPFARFPGADPALSPEMKSTGEVMGIDRGFAAAFLKSQLGVGMTPPQEGTLFVSVKDTDKPLILPAVKTLLDKGFRVIATGGTQQYLTQQGLAVEPVNKVAEGRPHIVDAIIDGAVQLIFNTTEGWQSLLDSKSIREAALEKKLPYYTTAAASLAVAQAIAEVSPDQLEVRSLQDYYS from the coding sequence ATGCCCAAACGTACTGACATCTCCTCGATCCTCGTCATCGGCGCTGGTCCGATCATCATCGGCCAGGCCTGCGAGTTCGATTATTCCGGCACGCAGGCGATCAAGGCGCTGAAGGAAGAGGGTTACCGGGTCATCCTGGTCAACTCCAACCCCGCCACGATCATGACCGATCCGGAAATGGCCGACGCGACCTATGTCGAACCGATCACGCCCGAGATCGTCGCCAAGATCATTGCCAAGGAACGCCCCGACGCGGTGCTGCCGACGATGGGCGGGCAGACCGCGCTCAACTGCGCGCTGGCTTTGTTCAACGACGGCACTTTCGAGAAATACGGCGTCCAGATGATCGGCGCCGATGCCGATGCGATTGACAAGGCCGAGAACCGCCAGCGCTTCCGCGAGGCGATGGACAAGATTGGGCTCGAAAGCGCGCGCAGCGGCGTCGCGAATACGGTGGACGAGGCGCTGGCAGTGCTCGAACGCACCGGCCTGCCGTCGATCATCCGCCCCAGCTTTACACTCGGCGGCACCGGCGGCGGGATCGCCTATAACAAGCCCGAGTTCGAGCGGATCGTCCGCGAAGGCCTCGAAGCCTCGCCCACCACCGAAGTCCTGATCGAGGAATCGCTCCTCGGGTGGAAGGAATTCGAGATGGAGGTGGTGCGCGACCGCAAGGACAATTGCATCATCATCTGCTCGATCGAGAATGTCGATCCGATGGGCGTACATACCGGCGACAGCATCACTGTGGCGCCTGCGCTGACGCTGACCGACAAGGAATACCAGATCATGCGCACCGCCAGCATCAACGTGCTGCGCGAGATCGGGGTGGAGACGGGCGGGTCGAACGTCCAGTTCGCGGTCAATCCCGACGACGGCCGCCTGATTGTGATCGAGATGAACCCGCGCGTGTCGCGCTCCTCCGCTTTGGCATCGAAGGCCACCGGTTTCCCGATCGCGCGCGTCGCCGCCAAGCTGGCAGTGGGCTACACGCTCGACGAGATCCAGAACGAGATCACCGGCGCGACGCCGGCCAGTTTCGAGCCGACCATCGACTATGTTGTGACCAAGATCCCGCGCTTCGCGTTCGAGAAGTTCAAGGGCGCCAAGAACGAGCTGTCGACCGCTATGAAATCGGTCGGCGAGGTCATGGCGATCGGCCGCTGTTTCGCCGAATCGATGCAGAAGGCGCTGCGCGGTCTCGAAACCGATCTCGACGGGTTCAACCGGGTGACCGAGCTGGAAGGCGTGTCGCGCGACAAGATCGTCGCCTCGCTCAGCCAGCGCACCCCCGAACGCATCCTCAAGATCGCGCAGGCCTTCCGCGAAGGGCTGAGTGTCGAGGATATCCAGCCGATCACCGGGTTCGACCCGTGGTTCCTGCGCCAGATCGAAGCGATCATCTACGAAGAGAACATGATCGCGCATAACGGCCTTCCCAATACCGAGGTCGAAATGCGGCGCCTCAAGGCGATGGGTTTTTCGGACAAGCGGCTTGCCACGCTGGCGGTGCGTTCGGTCGGCGTCGCGGGCGGGCTGGGCGAAACGCAGGCCAAGCGGTCGGGCCTGCTGCACGATGCGCTGCGCGCGATGGCCGGCGCGACGAGCGAGCAGGAAGTGCGCAATCTGCGCCGCAAGCTCGGCGTCTATCCGGTGTACAAGCGGATCGACAGCTGTGCCGCCGAATTCGAGGCGATCACGCCCTATATGTATTCGACCTACGAGGCGCCCAGCTTTGGCGAGGCCGAGGACGAGGCGGATCCCTCCGACCGCAGGAAGATCGTCATCCTCGGCGGTGGGCCCAACCGTATCGGGCAGGGCATCGAGTTCGACTATTGCTGCGTTCACGCCTGTTTCGCGCTGGCCGAGGCCGGGTTCGAAACGATCATGGTCAATTGCAATCCCGAAACCGTCTCGACCGATTACGACACCTCCGACCGGCTCTATTTCGAACCGCTGACCGAGGAAGACGTGCTCGAGATCATGCGCGTCGAAATGTCGAAGGGCGAAGTGGTCGGCGTCATCGTCCAGTTCGGCGGGCAGACCCCGCTCAAGCTGGCTGCCGCGCTCGAACGCGAAGGCATTCCGATCCTCGGCACCAGCCCCGATGCGATCGACCTGGCCGAAGACCGCGAACGGTTCGCCAAGCTGGTCAGCAAGCTCAAGCTGATGCAGCCACTGAACGGCATCGCCAAGAGCCGCGACGAGGCTGCCGCAGTGGCGGCGCGGATCGGCTATCCGGTGCTGCTGCGCCCCAGCTACGTGCTCGGCGGGCGCGCGATGGAGATCGTCGACAGCGAAGCGCAGCTCGATGACTACATCGCTACGGCGGTCAATGTCAGCGGCGACAGCCCGGTGCTGGTCGACCAGTATCTGCGCGATGCGGTGGAATGCGATGTCGATGTCGTTTCCGATGGCACCGAAGTGCGGATTGCGGGCGTGATGCAGCATATCGAGGAGGCCGGCGTCCATTCGGGCGACAGTGCCTGCACGCTGCCGCCCTACAACTTGCCGCAGGACATCATCGCCGAGATGGAGCGCCAGGCAACCGAACTGGCCGTCGCGCTGGAAGTGCGCGGGCTGATGAACGTCCAGTTCGCAGTCAAGGAAGGCGAGGTCTATCTGATCGAGGTCAATCCGCGCGCCAGCCGCACGGTGCCCTTCGTCGCCAAGGCCATCGGCCGCCCCATCGCCAAGGTCGCCGCGCGCGTGATGGCGGGAGAGCCGCTCAGCGCGTTCGAACCTTTCGATCTCAACCCCAACCATATGGCGGTGAAGGAAGCGGTGTTCCCGTTTGCCCGGTTCCCCGGCGCAGATCCCGCGCTGTCGCCCGAAATGAAATCGACCGGCGAGGTGATGGGTATCGATCGCGGGTTCGCCGCGGCCTTTCTCAAGTCGCAGCTGGGTGTGGGGATGACCCCGCCGCAGGAAGGCACGCTGTTCGTTTCGGTCAAGGATACCGACAAGCCGCTGATCCTGCCGGCGGTGAAGACGCTGCTCGACAAGGGCTTCCGCGTCATCGCCACCGGCGGCACGCAGCAGTATCTGACCCAGCAGGGTCTGGCGGTCGAACCGGTCAACAAGGTGGCCGAAGGGCGCCCGCATATCGTCGATGCGATCATCGACGGCGCGGTGCAGCTGATCTTCAACACCACCGAGGGTTGGCAGTCGCTGCTCGACAGCAAATCGATCCGCGAAGCGGCGCTGGAAAAGAAGCTGCCCTACTACACCACGGCCGCCGCTTCGCTGGCCGTTGCGCAGGCAATCGCAGAGGTTTCGCCGGACCAGCTTGAAGTACGTTCGTTGCAAGACTATTATAGCTGA
- the greA gene encoding transcription elongation factor GreA — MEKVPMLAEGYEQLTAELKVLRAERPLIVDAIEEARAHGDLSENAEYHAAKERQGHVETQIADLEDKVTRAQIIDPTTLSGDKVIFGATVTLLDENDKPVRYQIVGQTEADAAKGRISYNSPIGRALIGKQLEEEVEVTVPSGDKFYLIDKIEFI; from the coding sequence ATGGAAAAAGTGCCGATGCTGGCCGAGGGCTACGAACAGCTCACGGCGGAACTCAAGGTCCTGCGTGCCGAGCGTCCCCTGATCGTCGATGCGATCGAGGAAGCACGTGCGCATGGCGACCTCTCGGAAAATGCCGAATACCACGCGGCCAAGGAACGCCAGGGCCATGTGGAAACGCAGATCGCCGACCTTGAGGACAAGGTTACCCGCGCGCAGATCATCGATCCCACCACGCTGTCGGGCGACAAGGTGATCTTCGGGGCAACGGTCACGCTGCTCGACGAAAACGACAAGCCGGTGCGTTACCAGATCGTGGGTCAGACCGAAGCCGATGCTGCGAAGGGCCGGATCAGCTACAATTCGCCTATCGGGCGCGCGTTGATCGGCAAACAGCTCGAGGAAGAGGTCGAAGTGACCGTTCCCTCGGGTGACAAGTTCTACCTGATCGACAAGATCGAATTCATCTGA
- a CDS encoding GNAT family N-acetyltransferase encodes MAYVIRPYRDDDAEVLAAILISAITDIGPHAYSPAQVAAWAARHPGAQRYRERVAAGDVIFVAADVEDRPVAYVLLEQDGHIDHLYNHPDHTRRGLATQLLATATTYAREHGMGRLYSEASDLARPAFERAGFVAAQKREFTLAHGDREVPIHNWGMEKPLS; translated from the coding sequence ATGGCCTATGTAATCAGGCCGTATCGCGACGATGATGCCGAGGTGCTGGCTGCAATCCTCATCTCGGCGATCACAGATATCGGGCCGCACGCCTATTCGCCTGCGCAGGTTGCTGCGTGGGCCGCGCGCCATCCCGGTGCCCAGCGGTATCGGGAGCGGGTTGCCGCTGGCGATGTGATTTTCGTCGCGGCCGATGTCGAGGACCGGCCGGTCGCCTATGTCCTGCTCGAACAAGACGGGCATATCGACCATCTCTACAACCATCCCGACCACACACGGCGCGGGCTCGCCACGCAGTTGCTGGCAACCGCGACGACCTATGCGCGCGAGCACGGGATGGGGCGCCTCTACAGCGAGGCCAGCGATCTTGCCCGCCCCGCTTTCGAGCGAGCCGGGTTCGTCGCAGCGCAGAAGCGCGAATTCACCCTCGCGCATGGGGACCGGGAGGTCCCGATCCACAATTGGGGAATGGAAAAGCCGCTGTCGTGA
- a CDS encoding DUF4170 domain-containing protein has translation MEETESKQTLYLVMGGRVTDPRSVTFADPESIHVAGVFSSNDAAVDAWRANAQRTVDDAEMKYVIVHLHKLLDPSA, from the coding sequence ATGGAAGAAACCGAGAGCAAGCAGACGCTCTACCTGGTGATGGGTGGCCGGGTGACCGATCCGCGCAGCGTGACCTTTGCCGATCCCGAGAGCATCCACGTCGCCGGCGTGTTCAGCAGCAATGACGCTGCAGTCGACGCCTGGCGGGCCAACGCGCAGCGCACCGTCGACGATGCCGAGATGAAATACGTGATCGTCCACCTGCACAAGCTGCTCGATCCCAGCGCGTAA
- a CDS encoding phage holin family protein, with the protein MRDDDTERAEEFSGPFDLPDEHETSEPEGEEAQPFSLTDDVLALFEDGKSYAEAELRFQKSRAGYIGNRTKGAIAFALGAFGVFHLALIAATVGIVIALAPVIGPWAATAVVTLALIIAGIIMLRFLKGRLDDIREAFDDGDGE; encoded by the coding sequence ATGCGCGACGATGACACTGAACGGGCCGAGGAATTTTCCGGCCCGTTCGATTTGCCCGACGAACACGAGACTTCCGAACCGGAGGGCGAGGAAGCTCAGCCATTTTCGCTGACCGATGATGTCCTGGCACTATTCGAGGACGGCAAGAGCTATGCCGAGGCCGAGCTGCGGTTTCAGAAAAGCCGCGCCGGCTATATCGGGAACCGGACCAAGGGTGCCATTGCGTTCGCCTTGGGCGCATTCGGCGTGTTCCACCTGGCCCTGATCGCAGCGACGGTCGGAATAGTGATCGCACTGGCACCGGTCATCGGCCCATGGGCTGCGACCGCGGTAGTCACGCTAGCGCTGATCATCGCCGGGATTATCATGCTGCGCTTTCTTAAAGGACGGCTCGATGATATTCGCGAGGCCTTCGACGATGGGGATGGCGAATGA
- the eno gene encoding phosphopyruvate hydratase has protein sequence MTAIIDIHAREILDSRGNPTVEVDVLLDDGSFGRAAVPSGASTGAHEAVELRDGDAGRYIGKGVIKAINAVNTEIRDMLVGAFDAEDQRDIDLSMIALDGTPNKGRIGANAILGTSMAVAKAAANARGLPLYSYIGGVSAHVLPVPMMNIINGGEHADNPIDIQEFMVMPIGADSLAEAVRWGAEVFHTLKKKLHEKGLATAVGDEGGFAPDLASTRDALDFIMASVEQAGFKPGEDIALALDCASTEFFKNGKYEISGEKLSLSGEEMAEYLDKLCRNYPIRSIEDGMAEDDFAGWKALTDRIGNTVQLVGDDLFVTNPERLRDGIGQGLANSLLVKVNQIGTLSETLDAVSIANRAGYTAVMSHRSGETEDATIADLAVATNCGQIKTGSLARSDRLAKYNQLIRIEEELADSAIYAGRECFGRIGA, from the coding sequence ATGACCGCGATCATCGATATCCACGCCCGCGAAATTCTCGATTCGCGGGGTAATCCCACGGTCGAAGTCGATGTGCTGCTTGACGATGGCAGCTTTGGCCGTGCCGCGGTGCCGAGCGGCGCCTCGACCGGAGCGCATGAAGCTGTCGAGCTCCGCGATGGCGATGCCGGCCGTTATATCGGCAAGGGCGTGATCAAAGCAATAAACGCGGTAAATACCGAAATTCGCGACATGCTGGTCGGCGCATTCGATGCCGAGGACCAACGCGATATCGACTTGTCGATGATCGCACTCGACGGCACCCCCAACAAGGGCCGCATCGGCGCCAATGCGATCCTCGGGACCAGCATGGCGGTGGCCAAGGCCGCGGCGAATGCGCGCGGCCTGCCGCTATACAGCTATATCGGCGGCGTTTCGGCGCATGTCCTGCCGGTGCCGATGATGAACATCATCAATGGCGGCGAACATGCCGACAACCCGATCGATATCCAGGAATTCATGGTCATGCCGATCGGTGCCGACAGCCTGGCTGAAGCGGTCCGGTGGGGCGCGGAAGTGTTCCACACGCTCAAGAAAAAGCTGCATGAGAAGGGCTTGGCGACCGCAGTTGGCGACGAGGGCGGCTTCGCCCCCGATCTTGCCAGCACGCGCGACGCGCTCGATTTCATCATGGCCTCGGTCGAACAGGCGGGTTTCAAACCGGGCGAAGACATCGCACTGGCGCTCGATTGTGCTTCGACCGAATTCTTCAAGAACGGCAAATACGAAATCTCGGGCGAGAAGCTCTCGCTCTCGGGTGAAGAAATGGCCGAATATCTCGACAAGCTATGCCGCAATTATCCGATCCGCTCGATCGAAGACGGTATGGCCGAGGATGATTTCGCCGGTTGGAAAGCGCTCACCGACCGCATTGGCAACACCGTCCAGCTGGTGGGCGACGATCTGTTCGTGACCAACCCCGAGCGGTTGCGCGATGGAATCGGACAGGGGCTGGCCAATTCGCTGCTGGTGAAGGTGAACCAGATCGGCACGCTGTCCGAGACGCTCGATGCGGTGAGTATCGCCAACCGTGCAGGCTATACCGCAGTCATGTCGCATCGTTCGGGCGAAACCGAAGATGCGACGATTGCCGACCTCGCGGTGGCGACCAATTGCGGGCAGATCAAGACCGGCAGCCTCGCCCGGTCGGACCGGCTGGCGAAGTACAACCAGCTCATCCGGATCGAGGAAGAGCTGGCCGACAGCGCGATCTATGCCGGGCGCGAATGCTTCGGCCGGATCGGCGCGTGA